Proteins encoded in a region of the Ancylobacter sp. SL191 genome:
- a CDS encoding DUF1465 family protein, with protein sequence MDKADSRDDQPIQLAERRIASPAFAALFREGMRLVEEAAAYLDGEGRKASRDLTRGALAAYAQQSMRLSTRLMQLASWLLLQRAVAEGEISVETALRERLKIDLRGTPADAAQEALLPDEMIALIGRSYDLQRQIAQFDAAIRGGESAQPNAVASHLGLLRSAFERH encoded by the coding sequence ATGGACAAAGCGGATAGCAGGGACGATCAGCCGATCCAGCTCGCTGAGCGGCGCATCGCCTCCCCCGCCTTCGCCGCCCTGTTTCGCGAGGGGATGCGGCTGGTTGAAGAAGCCGCCGCCTATCTCGACGGGGAAGGCCGCAAGGCCAGCCGCGATCTGACGCGCGGGGCGCTTGCCGCCTATGCCCAGCAGAGCATGCGCCTTTCCACCCGGCTGATGCAGCTCGCCTCCTGGCTGCTGCTCCAGCGCGCCGTCGCCGAGGGCGAGATTTCCGTCGAGACGGCCCTGCGCGAGCGGCTGAAGATCGATCTGCGGGGCACGCCCGCTGATGCGGCGCAGGAGGCGCTGCTGCCCGACGAGATGATCGCGCTGATCGGCCGCAGCTACGATCTCCAGCGCCAGATCGCCCAGTTCGACGCCGCCATACGCGGCGGGGAGAGCGCCCAGCCCAACGCCGTCGCCTCCCATCTCGGCCTGCTGCGCTCCGCCTTCGAGCGGCATTAG
- a CDS encoding DUF1192 domain-containing protein, with amino-acid sequence MAIEDDVFGAAPKKKPAAHEIGSDLSVLSETEIEERVALLEAEIERLKATLSGKRASRVAAENFFKR; translated from the coding sequence ATGGCCATCGAGGACGATGTTTTCGGCGCCGCGCCGAAGAAGAAGCCGGCCGCGCATGAGATCGGCAGCGACCTGTCGGTGCTCTCGGAGACCGAGATCGAGGAGCGCGTCGCCCTGCTGGAAGCCGAGATCGAGCGGCTGAAAGCCACCCTCTCGGGCAAGCGCGCCTCGCGCGTCGCGGCCGAGAACTTCTTCAAGCGGTGA
- a CDS encoding NAD(P)H-quinone oxidoreductase, producing the protein MTDLPATMTAIGLPTPGGPEALVPEQRPVPAPGKGEILVKVAAAGVNRPDVMQRKGLYPPPPGAPDIPGLEIAGEVVTLGEGASRFALGDKVCALVSGGGYAQYCVADEASALPVPAGLSMVEAAALPETFFTVWTNVFDLAGLKAGENFLVHGGTSGIGTTAIQLAKAFGATVFTTAGSAEKCEVCRQLGADVAIDYKTEDFVAVVKEKSGGKGAHVILDMVGGSYIARNYEAASPQGRIVQIAFMEGSKVQIDYMRLMLKRLSHMGSTLRSRPKAEKAAIAASLAEKVWPLIEAGKVKPVMDQTFPLEEASKAHARMESSAHIGKIMLTVG; encoded by the coding sequence GTGACCGATCTGCCCGCCACCATGACCGCCATCGGCCTGCCGACTCCCGGTGGCCCCGAGGCCCTGGTTCCCGAGCAGCGGCCGGTGCCCGCGCCCGGCAAGGGCGAAATCCTCGTCAAGGTGGCCGCCGCCGGCGTCAACCGGCCGGACGTGATGCAGCGCAAGGGTCTCTATCCGCCGCCGCCCGGCGCGCCGGATATTCCCGGCCTGGAGATCGCCGGCGAGGTGGTGACGCTCGGTGAAGGGGCCAGCCGCTTCGCGCTTGGCGACAAGGTGTGCGCGCTGGTCTCGGGCGGGGGCTATGCGCAGTACTGCGTGGCGGATGAGGCTTCCGCGCTCCCCGTGCCGGCCGGGCTTTCCATGGTGGAAGCGGCGGCGCTGCCGGAAACCTTCTTCACCGTCTGGACCAATGTGTTCGACCTCGCCGGGCTCAAGGCGGGTGAGAACTTCCTCGTTCACGGCGGCACGTCCGGCATCGGCACGACGGCGATCCAGCTCGCCAAGGCGTTCGGCGCGACGGTGTTCACCACCGCCGGCAGCGCCGAGAAGTGCGAGGTCTGCCGCCAACTCGGCGCCGATGTCGCCATCGACTACAAGACCGAGGACTTCGTCGCAGTGGTGAAGGAAAAGAGCGGCGGCAAGGGCGCCCATGTCATCCTCGACATGGTGGGCGGCTCCTACATAGCCCGCAATTACGAGGCGGCCTCGCCGCAGGGGCGCATCGTGCAGATCGCCTTCATGGAAGGCTCCAAGGTGCAGATCGACTATATGCGCCTGATGCTGAAGCGCCTCTCGCATATGGGTTCCACGCTGCGCTCGCGCCCCAAGGCCGAGAAGGCGGCGATTGCCGCTTCGCTCGCCGAAAAGGTCTGGCCGCTGATCGAGGCCGGCAAGGTCAAGCCGGTGATGGACCAGACCTTCCCGCTGGAGGAGGCGAGCAAGGCCCATGCCCGCATGGAGAGCAGCGCCCATATCGGCAAGATCATGCTGACGGTGGGGTGA
- a CDS encoding 5-formyltetrahydrofolate cyclo-ligase: MPHSPDASPDKASLRAIALARRAALDAPTRAAAAEAAADHAMAWLGEVAGEIVSVFSPIGQEIATEPLIRRLRAAGAKIALPVVLASGKPLIFRLWEPGVELVATSGPGRMRIPAPPESAPAVAPDVLIVPLAGFDARGHRLGYGAGFYDRTLALLRRAKRIEAIGYAFAVQQLPDVPDEPHDERLDAVATDAGIIRVVAED, translated from the coding sequence ATGCCACATTCCCCCGACGCATCCCCCGACAAGGCCAGCCTGCGCGCCATCGCGCTCGCCCGCCGTGCCGCGCTCGACGCGCCGACGCGGGCCGCCGCGGCGGAAGCCGCCGCCGATCACGCCATGGCATGGCTGGGCGAGGTGGCGGGCGAGATCGTCTCGGTCTTCTCTCCCATCGGACAGGAAATCGCCACCGAGCCGCTGATCCGCCGCCTGCGCGCGGCTGGCGCCAAGATCGCGCTGCCCGTCGTGCTGGCGTCGGGCAAGCCGCTGATCTTCCGGCTGTGGGAGCCCGGCGTCGAGCTTGTCGCCACCTCCGGTCCCGGCCGGATGCGCATTCCCGCCCCACCCGAGAGCGCGCCCGCCGTGGCGCCGGATGTGCTGATCGTGCCGCTCGCCGGTTTCGATGCACGCGGCCATCGCCTCGGCTATGGTGCCGGCTTCTATGACCGCACGCTCGCTCTGCTGCGCCGCGCCAAGCGCATCGAGGCGATTGGCTACGCCTTCGCCGTGCAGCAACTCCCCGACGTTCCCGACGAGCCGCATGACGAACGGCTTGACGCCGTCGCCACCGATGCCGGCATCATCCGCGTGGTAGCGGAGGACTGA
- a CDS encoding TIGR00282 family metallophosphoesterase, producing the protein MRILFLGDVVGRVGRQMVLDHLPGLRRDWALDFVVVNGENAAGGFGITEAIYDEFLEAGADAVTLGNHAFDQREALVFIERAPRLIRPANYPPGTPGRGAALIEAQNGARVLVVNMMGRAFMDPMDDPFAAIDRELDAGPLGLVSDAVIIDFHAETTSEKQAFGHWCDGRASLVIGTHTHVPTADHRILPGGTAYMTDVGMCGCYDGVIGMDKEEPLRRFTRKIGSSRFEPAQGSGTLSGLAVETDGAGRAVAVAPVRIGGALAPSVPDFW; encoded by the coding sequence GTGCGCATTCTGTTTCTCGGTGACGTGGTCGGGCGGGTCGGCCGGCAAATGGTGCTCGATCATCTGCCCGGACTGCGGCGCGATTGGGCGCTGGATTTCGTCGTGGTGAACGGCGAGAATGCCGCTGGCGGCTTCGGCATCACCGAGGCGATCTATGACGAGTTTCTCGAGGCCGGCGCCGATGCCGTCACCCTCGGCAACCATGCCTTCGACCAGCGCGAGGCGCTGGTGTTCATCGAGCGCGCGCCCCGCCTCATTCGCCCGGCCAACTACCCGCCGGGCACGCCCGGACGCGGGGCGGCGCTGATCGAGGCGCAGAACGGGGCGCGGGTGCTGGTCGTCAACATGATGGGCCGCGCCTTTATGGACCCGATGGACGACCCCTTCGCCGCCATCGACCGCGAGCTCGACGCCGGCCCGCTCGGTCTCGTCTCCGACGCGGTCATCATCGACTTCCACGCCGAGACCACCAGCGAGAAGCAGGCCTTCGGCCATTGGTGCGACGGGCGCGCGAGCCTCGTCATCGGCACCCATACCCATGTGCCGACCGCCGACCACCGTATCCTGCCCGGGGGCACCGCCTACATGACCGATGTCGGCATGTGCGGCTGCTATGACGGGGTGATCGGCATGGACAAGGAAGAGCCGCTGCGCCGCTTCACCCGCAAGATCGGCTCCTCCCGCTTCGAGCCGGCGCAAGGGTCGGGCACGCTCTCGGGCCTCGCGGTCGAGACGGATGGCGCCGGGCGCGCTGTGGCGGTCGCTCCGGTGCGGATCGGCGGGGCGCTGGCGCCTTCCGTGCCGGATTTCTGGTAG